The Abditibacteriaceae bacterium sequence GCGTGTGTATCGAATACGACAAGACACGAACCGAATTGGAGCAAACACGCGAGCGGCTGCAAACATTGGCGCGCGTGGATGAAGCGACGGGTTTGCCCAATCACGACGCCTTTGTCGCAAAACTGGGCGAAGAAGTACGCCGCGCTGCGCGCTTCGATATGCCGCTTTCGATTCTGCTCGTTGATATCGATCAATACGACGCGTTTCAGCAAAGTTCGACAGCAAAAGAGTTTGAAGGAATGCTCGCCACGCTGATGCGCTTGATGCGTATCAACACGCGCAGCGTCGATACTTTTGCGCGCTACAATGCGCGCCAGTTCGCGTTGTTACTTCCCGGTACTTCGCAAGAAGGCGCAATGATGCTCGCTGAACGCTTGTGCCTGTGCGTCGACGCCCAAAAGTGGCCTATTGGCGAGGTCACAATGAGTTATGGAATCACCACACTTCACGGTAACGACTATATTCCCCAGTCCACTGGGATTGGCGCCAACGACGAATACTCCTTTGCAACAGAAGACGCCGAAGTTTTAAGTGAAGGCACAACGGTTGTCGGGCAAGCATACAAAGTCATGCGTCATTCGCCGCTAACGGGTCGCAATCGTGTGGTTCATGCGCTGCATTCGACCATTGCTTCGATTGTGCCTTGGGAAGACGTGCCCACCGTCTCTATTATCGACGCGCGCGGAGAAATGACACTTGTCGAATTGGAAGAAATCGAATAACTCGTTTACGGACGTACGGTCGAATTCGACCGTACTCTTAACGCACATTTAGCCCCGATTTAATGCGGCATGCTTATCCTCCGATGCGCAAGAAAAACATCGGAGATTCTTATGAACCGCACTCTCAAAAAGGGCTTCACGCTCATCGAACTTCTCGTCGTAATCGCCATTATAGCAATCCTGGCGTCGATTTTATTCCCTGTCTTTGCTCGCGCACGCGAAGGCGGACGGCGCAGCGTGTGTCTTAGCAACATGAAACAAATGGGACTGGGAATGTTGCAATACACCCAAGACTACGACGAGCGCTATCCGCAAGGTTATTTCCATCTGAACGATTCGGGCGGCACCGGCGGCTACATGCATTGGACGGCGATGATTCAGCCTTACACCAAGAGCTTTCAACTTTTCGTGTGCCCTTCGGATAAATCGGGCGGTCTGGCACCAACCAACTTCAATGCAAACAACAATGGTGCCGGAGTTCCAACAATTGATGGTGTGGCTCAAGTCAGTGGCGGTGGCTCGGTTCCGGCAGGCGGAGGCTTCCCCGCCGGACAAGATCGTCAGGCTCCGCGCTTGTCTTACACCGGCAACGAAGTCGTCCTGCCGCGTGTTCGCAACACCGCGGACATGACAGCTGGTGCGCGCACTGTCGCTCTGGCTGCGATTTCGAACTCGGCGCAAACTATTATGTTTGCCGAAATGACCTCGTCGCTGACGGCGATTCAAGGCAGTTCGACAGCATCCGGCAGCGGCATTAAGTCACACCGCACGACCAACGCGATTACCTGTGATGGCGCAGGAACCGCAAAATTCGATGGCGAATCGGGCGCTTGCATCACAGCAACGTCGCATCGAGCGCTCGCCTACTCAACAGCAAAAACACAAATTGACGCCGCACAAACCTCCAGCAGCGGCAGCAACCATCACATCGTTTATGTCGCCAACGAGCGCCATCTGGACGGCAACAACTATGCGTTCGCTGACGGCCACGCCAAGTGGTACAAGATGGCGAATACGATGAATGAGAACAGTTTCCTGTGGGGCAAAGAGTACTGCGGCTCGACCGCCGGATGCGTGCCTATCGTTAAGGCCGATGGAACACCGGTTAGCTAAACCGACGTTACCCGAAAGAGTACGGTCGAATTCGACCGTACTCTTTTGTCGTTTCCATTCCATTTGAGGCATAACGATTGCGCGGGCGCAGCCGCAACCTTTGGTTTGCAACCCTTTATTTTCGGGAATCGTTATGGAACTCAATCCGACTGCTGCGATGCAGCAGCAAATCAATACGCTCACGCGCCAGCTCGATGAAACGCGCGAAACCCTTTTCCGCGTGCGCAACGAGCTGCACGAAACACGCGTCCGCATGAAGGATTTAGTCCGTCTCGACGACGCGACCGGTTTGCCGAACCATCGCGCGTTCGTCGAGAGGTTGGGCGAAGAAGTGCGGCGCACGGTGCGCTTCGACTTGCCGCTTTCGATTCTTCTCGCCGACATCGACCAGTACGACGAACTCGAAAAAACACACGACGATGTCGAATTTGAAGGAATGCTCGCCACACTCGTGCGCCTGATTCAAATCAACACGCGCAGCGTCGATTACATCGCGCGCTACAACACGCGCCAGTTCGGGCTGTTGCTTCCCGGCACGCCGCAAGATGGCGCGATGCTCCTCGCAGAACGCCTGTGTTTGCGTGTCGAAGCGCAGCAGTGGCACATCGGTGACGTGACTTTAAGCTGCGGCGTCACAACGCTTTATGGCGGCGACTATCATCCCGACGATAAGGCCCAGAACGACGAATTTTCTCTCGGCACCGAAGATGATCGTCCGCGCATCGACGGTAAAACCGTTATCGGTCAGGCGTATAAAGCGATGCGTCATTCGTCGCTAACGGGCCGCAACCGCGTGGTTCATGCGTTGAATTCGGCCATTGCGCCGATTGTGCCGTGGGAAGAAGTCCCGACTGTGAACATCATCGATGCCGCTGGAGAAATGTCGCTGGTGCAACTCGATGTGAAACGTTAATACGCTCGGAAGCTCGAAGGGTACGGTCGATTTCGACCGTACCCTTTTGTTTAACTGCGCCCTATGACCGATCTTTCGCCCGAAGAACTGCGCGCGCATCTGCGCCTGATGCTCCTGATTCGCCGCTTTGAAGAACGTCTCGACGAGCTTTTTTCTTCGGGCGTTATCAAAGGCACTTCACATCTTTATGCGGGGCAGGAAGCCGTCGCGGTGGGCGTTTGCTCCCATCTTACGCACGACGATTTGATGACTTCGACACATCGCGGTCACGGACATTTTCTCGCTAAAGGTGGCAATTGTAATGCTTTGATGGCCGAACTTTGGGGCAAAGCCACTGGCCCGAGTAAAGGGCGCGGCGGCAGTCAGCACGTCGCCGACTATTCGGTGGGTTTTCTGGGTAGTAACGGCATCACAGCGGGCGGCTTGCCCATTGCAACCGGCGCGGGCCTCGCGTTGCAGCTGCAAAACAAGCCGCATTGCGTGGTTTCGTTTTTCGGGGAAGGCGGCGCGAATCAGGGCACGTTTCACGAAAGCCTCAACATGGCCGCGATTTGGAAGTTGCCGGTCATTTTCGTGTGCGAAAACAACCTTTACGCGATGAGCACGCGCTTCGATGAAGCATTCGCCACGCCCGCGATAGCCACACGCGCCGCTGGCTACGGAATTGCGGGCGAAACAGTCGATGGCATCGACTTCTTTGCTGTCCGTGAAGCTTTTGGTCGCGCTGCCGACCGCGCCCGCAACGGCGAAGGCCCGACGCTTCTCGAAGCGCAAACCTATCGTTACTACGGGCACAGCAAAAGCGACCAGCGCGAATATCGCACGCGCGACGAAGAAGCGCAGTGGCGCGAGAAAGACTGCATCGACCGTCTGCGCGCGCATCTGCAAATGCCGGACAGCGAATACGCGGCGCTTGATGCCAATGTCATGCACGAAGTCGATGAAGCGGTGGAGTTCGCGCGCTCTTCACCCGACCCCGAAGTCGAAGATTGGGAAAACGCCATTTACGCTTGACGTGTAATTTGCACATACACTCAGAATCAACTCGCACTTTACTGTGGAACTTATGACACGAAATTCAGATCAGGGGAACTCTGCATCCTCGAATCGGCGGCTCGACCTTCTTCAAGCAGAACTCGACCGTTTGAACAATGAGATCGAGCAGCTTCAGCAGACGATGTTGCAGCAGTTGTTTTTCGACACGCCCGAAGGCAACCGTCGCCAGATGGCCGACGACGAACGCGCTAGTGATCGGCGTCAGGGCGAACGCCGCACGCCCGAACGCGCGATTCCAGGGCGGCGCCAGAACTCCGACCGCCGAGTGCCGTTGGAAAATCGCTGGCCCGAACTCGGCTTGCGAATTTCTCAACTTGTCGAGCAAAGCGTCGCTCTGCAACAAGAACAACTGCAGTTGCAAACACATTCCCAATAACAAACCGAGTGAAGTACGGTCGAAATCGGGTGCCCACCGCGAAAGCGAAGCCCGCAACGGGACGCCGCAGGCTCGTTCATTCGACTAAACTCGCCGCGACTTTTTAAGAGGTTTCCGGCAGGAGAATTTTTGTGTCTCAAAACAACACACCACGCCCCGTCATGCTGACGATTCTGGACGGCTGGGGCTTAAGCGACAATCCGCAAGCAAACGCTGTTACCTTAGGCCGCACCCCAAACTTCGATCGCTTATGGCGCGAAGCCGCAAAAACGCAACTCAAAGCAGCAGGCAGCGATGTTGGCTTGCAACCCGGCGTTTTCGGCAACTCAGAGGTCGGGCATCTCAACATCGGCGCGGGCCGCATCGTGTGGCAGGATTCGCTGCTGATTGATGGCGCAATTGTCGATGGCTCGTTTTTCACCAATGAAACTTTGCGCGGCGCGATGCACCACGCGAAAACGCACGGCACCAAAGTTCACTTGATGGGCCTTGTTTCCAACGGCAGCGTGCATTCGAGCGAATCGCACTATTTCGCGCTTCTCGACATGGCCGCGCGCGAAGGACTTTCGGGCGATGACGTTCTGATTCACGTTTTTACCGATGGCCGCGACACGCCGCCACGTTCGGCTTTGACGCACGTCGGGCGTTTGCTCGCGCAGATGCAAGCGACGGGCATTGGGGCAATCGCTTCGGTCATTGGCCGCTATCACGCAATGGACCGTGACAACCGTTGGGAGCGCGTGCAAAAGGCCTACGAAT is a genomic window containing:
- a CDS encoding DUF1559 domain-containing protein → MNRTLKKGFTLIELLVVIAIIAILASILFPVFARAREGGRRSVCLSNMKQMGLGMLQYTQDYDERYPQGYFHLNDSGGTGGYMHWTAMIQPYTKSFQLFVCPSDKSGGLAPTNFNANNNGAGVPTIDGVAQVSGGGSVPAGGGFPAGQDRQAPRLSYTGNEVVLPRVRNTADMTAGARTVALAAISNSAQTIMFAEMTSSLTAIQGSSTASGSGIKSHRTTNAITCDGAGTAKFDGESGACITATSHRALAYSTAKTQIDAAQTSSSGSNHHIVYVANERHLDGNNYAFADGHAKWYKMANTMNENSFLWGKEYCGSTAGCVPIVKADGTPVS
- a CDS encoding GGDEF domain-containing protein; this translates as METTPTVSLHQDIETLTQQLAETRAALQSVCIEYDKTRTELEQTRERLQTLARVDEATGLPNHDAFVAKLGEEVRRAARFDMPLSILLVDIDQYDAFQQSSTAKEFEGMLATLMRLMRINTRSVDTFARYNARQFALLLPGTSQEGAMMLAERLCLCVDAQKWPIGEVTMSYGITTLHGNDYIPQSTGIGANDEYSFATEDAEVLSEGTTVVGQAYKVMRHSPLTGRNRVVHALHSTIASIVPWEDVPTVSIIDARGEMTLVELEEIE
- a CDS encoding thiamine pyrophosphate-dependent dehydrogenase E1 component subunit alpha, whose translation is MTDLSPEELRAHLRLMLLIRRFEERLDELFSSGVIKGTSHLYAGQEAVAVGVCSHLTHDDLMTSTHRGHGHFLAKGGNCNALMAELWGKATGPSKGRGGSQHVADYSVGFLGSNGITAGGLPIATGAGLALQLQNKPHCVVSFFGEGGANQGTFHESLNMAAIWKLPVIFVCENNLYAMSTRFDEAFATPAIATRAAGYGIAGETVDGIDFFAVREAFGRAADRARNGEGPTLLEAQTYRYYGHSKSDQREYRTRDEEAQWREKDCIDRLRAHLQMPDSEYAALDANVMHEVDEAVEFARSSPDPEVEDWENAIYA
- a CDS encoding GGDEF domain-containing protein; this encodes MELNPTAAMQQQINTLTRQLDETRETLFRVRNELHETRVRMKDLVRLDDATGLPNHRAFVERLGEEVRRTVRFDLPLSILLADIDQYDELEKTHDDVEFEGMLATLVRLIQINTRSVDYIARYNTRQFGLLLPGTPQDGAMLLAERLCLRVEAQQWHIGDVTLSCGVTTLYGGDYHPDDKAQNDEFSLGTEDDRPRIDGKTVIGQAYKAMRHSSLTGRNRVVHALNSAIAPIVPWEEVPTVNIIDAAGEMSLVQLDVKR